One Lytechinus variegatus isolate NC3 chromosome 11, Lvar_3.0, whole genome shotgun sequence DNA segment encodes these proteins:
- the LOC121423439 gene encoding uroporphyrinogen decarboxylase-like isoform X1 gives MPHVNLCGSIEGAIISKQEVIDSQFPVLKNDLILRAARGERTERVPVWLMRQAGRYLPEFREMRAEHNFFKVCQTPSLACEVTLQPIRRFELDAAIIFSDILVIPQALGLTVEMIPGKGPSFPEPLTSPNDLSRLNAGVNVNEALNYVFEAITLTRKQLEGKVPLIGFSGAPWTLMAYCIEGGGSNTFSKAKKWLYTQPEDSHKLLQILTTTIVDYLVGQVLAGAQLLQVFDSHAGALGYDMFCKFCLPYLQQIAKEVKDKLRAKSVDPVPMIVFAKGANYAINELSQCDYDVMSLDWDVQPQIARSQAGPNFPLQGNLDPCALYSSKEEISLYVAQMLERFGTQNYIANLGHGIYPDFDPEHVKAFIDSVHQHSENMNKTGQA, from the exons ATGCCGCATGTCAACCTCTGTGGAAGCATTGAGGGCGCAATCATCAGCAAACAGGAAGTCATTGATAGT CAATTTCCTGTTTTGAAGAATGATTTGATTCTCCGAGCAGCAAGAGGTGAAAGAACAGAGAGAGTTCCTGTTTGGTTAATGAGGCAAGCAGGCAGATATCTTCCAG AATTTCGTGAGATGAGGGCTGAACATAACTTCTTCAAAGTCTGTCAGACTCCTTCCTTGGCATGTGAAGTCACATTACAA CCAATACGTCGCTTTGAGCTTGATGCTGCTATCATCTTCAGTGATATTCTGGTGATCCCTCAAGCTCTTGGTTTAACTGTTGAGATGATCCCTGGCAAG GGTCCTTCATTCCCGGAGCCCTTGACCTCACCCAATGATCTCTCTCGTCTCAATGCAGGAGTCAATGTTAATGAGGCTCTTAACTATGTTTTTGAGGCAATTACACTGACTCGTAAACAACTGGAAGGGAAGGTCCCTCTTATAGGATTTTCAGGAGCACCA tGGACACTAATGGCTTACTGTATAGAAGGTGGGGGGTCAAATACATTCTCTAAGGCAAAGAAATGGTTATATACCCAACCAGAGGATAGCCATAAACTCTTACAGATTCTTACTACAACCATCGTGGACTATCTTGTAGGTCAGGTCCTAGCTGGAGCTCAG CTTCTGCAGGTATTTGACTCTCATGCTGGTGCCCTGGGATATGACATGTTTTGTAAGTTTTGTCTTCCATACCTTCAACAGATTGCCAAGGAAGTTAAAGACAAACTCAGAGCCAAGTCAGTAGATCCTGTCCCTATG ATTGTATTTGCCAAAGGAGCTAACTATGCAATCAATGAACTATCACAATGTGATTATGATGTCATGAGTTTAGATTGGGATGTACAGCCACAAATAGCAAG ATCTCAAGCTGGACCAAACTTTCCACTTCAGGGTAATCTAGATCCTTGCGCCCTCTACAGTTCAAAAGAAGAGATAAGTTTGTATGTTGCTCAGATGTTGGAACGGTTTGGAACTCAGAATTACATAGCAAACCTTGGTCATGGCATCTATCCAGACTTTGATCCAGAACATGTAAAGGCTTTCATTGATTCAGTTCATCAACATtctgaaaatatgaacaagacAGGCCAAGCATGA
- the LOC121423439 gene encoding uroporphyrinogen decarboxylase-like isoform X3 — MRAEHNFFKVCQTPSLACEVTLQPIRRFELDAAIIFSDILVIPQALGLTVEMIPGKGPSFPEPLTSPNDLSRLNAGVNVNEALNYVFEAITLTRKQLEGKVPLIGFSGAPWTLMAYCIEGGGSNTFSKAKKWLYTQPEDSHKLLQILTTTIVDYLVGQVLAGAQLLQVFDSHAGALGYDMFCKFCLPYLQQIAKEVKDKLRAKSVDPVPMIVFAKGANYAINELSQCDYDVMSLDWDVQPQIARSQAGPNFPLQGNLDPCALYSSKEEISLYVAQMLERFGTQNYIANLGHGIYPDFDPEHVKAFIDSVHQHSENMNKTGQA, encoded by the exons ATGAGGGCTGAACATAACTTCTTCAAAGTCTGTCAGACTCCTTCCTTGGCATGTGAAGTCACATTACAA CCAATACGTCGCTTTGAGCTTGATGCTGCTATCATCTTCAGTGATATTCTGGTGATCCCTCAAGCTCTTGGTTTAACTGTTGAGATGATCCCTGGCAAG GGTCCTTCATTCCCGGAGCCCTTGACCTCACCCAATGATCTCTCTCGTCTCAATGCAGGAGTCAATGTTAATGAGGCTCTTAACTATGTTTTTGAGGCAATTACACTGACTCGTAAACAACTGGAAGGGAAGGTCCCTCTTATAGGATTTTCAGGAGCACCA tGGACACTAATGGCTTACTGTATAGAAGGTGGGGGGTCAAATACATTCTCTAAGGCAAAGAAATGGTTATATACCCAACCAGAGGATAGCCATAAACTCTTACAGATTCTTACTACAACCATCGTGGACTATCTTGTAGGTCAGGTCCTAGCTGGAGCTCAG CTTCTGCAGGTATTTGACTCTCATGCTGGTGCCCTGGGATATGACATGTTTTGTAAGTTTTGTCTTCCATACCTTCAACAGATTGCCAAGGAAGTTAAAGACAAACTCAGAGCCAAGTCAGTAGATCCTGTCCCTATG ATTGTATTTGCCAAAGGAGCTAACTATGCAATCAATGAACTATCACAATGTGATTATGATGTCATGAGTTTAGATTGGGATGTACAGCCACAAATAGCAAG ATCTCAAGCTGGACCAAACTTTCCACTTCAGGGTAATCTAGATCCTTGCGCCCTCTACAGTTCAAAAGAAGAGATAAGTTTGTATGTTGCTCAGATGTTGGAACGGTTTGGAACTCAGAATTACATAGCAAACCTTGGTCATGGCATCTATCCAGACTTTGATCCAGAACATGTAAAGGCTTTCATTGATTCAGTTCATCAACATtctgaaaatatgaacaagacAGGCCAAGCATGA
- the LOC121423439 gene encoding uroporphyrinogen decarboxylase-like isoform X2: MAASTRHQFPVLKNDLILRAARGERTERVPVWLMRQAGRYLPEFREMRAEHNFFKVCQTPSLACEVTLQPIRRFELDAAIIFSDILVIPQALGLTVEMIPGKGPSFPEPLTSPNDLSRLNAGVNVNEALNYVFEAITLTRKQLEGKVPLIGFSGAPWTLMAYCIEGGGSNTFSKAKKWLYTQPEDSHKLLQILTTTIVDYLVGQVLAGAQLLQVFDSHAGALGYDMFCKFCLPYLQQIAKEVKDKLRAKSVDPVPMIVFAKGANYAINELSQCDYDVMSLDWDVQPQIARSQAGPNFPLQGNLDPCALYSSKEEISLYVAQMLERFGTQNYIANLGHGIYPDFDPEHVKAFIDSVHQHSENMNKTGQA, encoded by the exons CAATTTCCTGTTTTGAAGAATGATTTGATTCTCCGAGCAGCAAGAGGTGAAAGAACAGAGAGAGTTCCTGTTTGGTTAATGAGGCAAGCAGGCAGATATCTTCCAG AATTTCGTGAGATGAGGGCTGAACATAACTTCTTCAAAGTCTGTCAGACTCCTTCCTTGGCATGTGAAGTCACATTACAA CCAATACGTCGCTTTGAGCTTGATGCTGCTATCATCTTCAGTGATATTCTGGTGATCCCTCAAGCTCTTGGTTTAACTGTTGAGATGATCCCTGGCAAG GGTCCTTCATTCCCGGAGCCCTTGACCTCACCCAATGATCTCTCTCGTCTCAATGCAGGAGTCAATGTTAATGAGGCTCTTAACTATGTTTTTGAGGCAATTACACTGACTCGTAAACAACTGGAAGGGAAGGTCCCTCTTATAGGATTTTCAGGAGCACCA tGGACACTAATGGCTTACTGTATAGAAGGTGGGGGGTCAAATACATTCTCTAAGGCAAAGAAATGGTTATATACCCAACCAGAGGATAGCCATAAACTCTTACAGATTCTTACTACAACCATCGTGGACTATCTTGTAGGTCAGGTCCTAGCTGGAGCTCAG CTTCTGCAGGTATTTGACTCTCATGCTGGTGCCCTGGGATATGACATGTTTTGTAAGTTTTGTCTTCCATACCTTCAACAGATTGCCAAGGAAGTTAAAGACAAACTCAGAGCCAAGTCAGTAGATCCTGTCCCTATG ATTGTATTTGCCAAAGGAGCTAACTATGCAATCAATGAACTATCACAATGTGATTATGATGTCATGAGTTTAGATTGGGATGTACAGCCACAAATAGCAAG ATCTCAAGCTGGACCAAACTTTCCACTTCAGGGTAATCTAGATCCTTGCGCCCTCTACAGTTCAAAAGAAGAGATAAGTTTGTATGTTGCTCAGATGTTGGAACGGTTTGGAACTCAGAATTACATAGCAAACCTTGGTCATGGCATCTATCCAGACTTTGATCCAGAACATGTAAAGGCTTTCATTGATTCAGTTCATCAACATtctgaaaatatgaacaagacAGGCCAAGCATGA